A window of Pseudomonas mucidolens contains these coding sequences:
- the pstS gene encoding phosphate ABC transporter substrate-binding protein PstS, giving the protein MKSFMKSAALAVTISLCATSVSFAEESVRLTGSGASFPAPIYLTWFKDFSKKTSGVTVDYQSKGSGAGVQDFLNNTVDFAASDSAMKDEDIAKVAEGVQLLPMTAGEIVLAYNLPDSPKGLKLPRDVYSNIFLGKITHWNDPGIVKANPELKLPDMPITVVVRADSSGTTAVFTKHLSAISPAFDKALGEGNTVNWPASDKFIKSPKNDGVTATVRQTPGAIGYIEYGFAKLAKVDFAQLQNKAGHYVVPNAESGAEALAAVKMPENLVAWLPDPDGAKSYPITSYTWMIFRKQNENPAKAKAMREMIEYGLTEGQKIADSMGYIPLPQAVIEPVRKASANIQ; this is encoded by the coding sequence ATGAAAAGCTTTATGAAGTCTGCTGCGCTCGCCGTCACGATTTCTTTGTGTGCCACCTCAGTCTCTTTCGCTGAAGAAAGCGTCCGACTGACAGGTTCTGGCGCCAGTTTTCCAGCACCGATTTACCTGACCTGGTTCAAGGATTTCAGTAAAAAAACCTCCGGCGTCACCGTGGACTATCAATCCAAGGGCAGCGGCGCAGGTGTACAGGACTTTCTGAACAATACCGTTGATTTCGCGGCCAGTGACTCGGCCATGAAAGACGAAGACATTGCCAAGGTCGCCGAAGGCGTGCAATTGCTGCCGATGACTGCGGGTGAAATCGTATTGGCGTATAACCTGCCGGACAGTCCCAAGGGGCTGAAACTGCCGCGTGACGTTTACTCCAATATTTTCCTGGGCAAGATCACCCACTGGAACGATCCGGGGATCGTCAAAGCCAATCCGGAGCTGAAGCTGCCCGATATGCCGATCACCGTTGTCGTGCGCGCAGACTCCAGCGGCACCACCGCGGTATTTACCAAGCACCTGTCGGCCATCAGTCCAGCGTTCGATAAGGCGCTGGGTGAGGGCAACACGGTCAATTGGCCAGCCAGCGACAAATTCATCAAATCGCCGAAGAACGATGGTGTAACGGCCACCGTACGCCAGACCCCGGGTGCCATTGGCTACATCGAGTACGGCTTCGCCAAGCTGGCCAAGGTTGATTTTGCTCAGTTGCAAAACAAAGCCGGTCATTACGTTGTACCGAACGCGGAAAGTGGTGCCGAAGCTTTGGCTGCGGTGAAAATGCCGGAGAACCTGGTGGCTTGGCTGCCTGATCCAGACGGTGCCAAGTCCTACCCGATCACTTCCTATACCTGGATGATCTTTCGTAAGCAGAACGAGAACCCGGCCAAGGCCAAGGCCATGCGTGAAATGATCGAGTACGGCCTGACCGAGGGTCAGAAAATTGCCGATTCGATGGGCTACATCCCACTGCCACAAGCAGTCATCGAGCCGGTTCGCAAAGCTTCTGCCAACATCCAGTAA
- a CDS encoding M35 family metallopeptidase, which produces MQPANALDKYVPPAVNFRCLVWRLTHGCTVLRRHDREATMNIANPPLLFPEILRAHRLDELNAPHELTQADLDWLHHTTLPSHALRSVQVPAMTVETLTLEVGGKASIPLAGCLVISAPGDHPAFLYTPYGGIVKFDSPESVDQRLDEMLSLPLERDDLFRLLSISQRNELHGATTLEKTRRTVHGDVFKTQLASMKKAQDLNDRAMVSELLQAPSLATMLDRILNDKLSNFDHKQARVSLNANKAAGDPKTQQWSRNMPLSDAILTYFHHQGWPGGCDVEFFHPDINDSANNTLHWQTIVKLAARNLLPRLTDCLDAYWDAKSFFNISRRHFLSQFISDRLRSTIIVEREKGYLTDAQSRELHRLFRPSRPDETLMFIETVRLWEYKPHSVELAGTLMISANEHYLYLPSHGFKKVEHHLGFSSALLGSPFTAKRKHTLYSLLSIEERNRFLRFDVPQISGKGVSPPVSESLAGAIIAKQLENLGYALEMSRQDDIDIHALVDKALDIRTLINDSLLDQKAEGHWGTRPAFYANLPPSNFMVHLLQRKLKTYASVQDAFDTEFRLLSHSSNRALRNELRELLSKLCSSFSLGIREEAELRELNGTLSTDAHNLIKTVFAFDPDYPEREKRASVKGFRPDVYSLKLTCTSEGARASFSAANCFLLTERGGLDTPFSGMVILWIPSDGLRLFSSVAHATQQLNHYLLDSRRRFGLLANLTPAQRNPHARYQLEAFELIEGNVLMDRMSSFIEHFAAEHEYLRALKIGDWQLARPEFLQSLNALLSKGAPTNLQNVAYIARANRRQHTLPGWLGTASLEDQHKHIELLEQYRNSVDDNKDYLDGIEPLRTYVARTLKTLLEARFPGTNLDPATLLIAPKLALAGPASSLTDFALNPIDTRHRTGFKISSTSRQKLPDNLNESAITQILLSLDISTTYRGHVLDKLSSSAVDIKQRKHRFYRQLPWQLLQHAHARYLQQYLSPTAFSLISQVLDMPDSIARLATETAKAIIRPLELITTEGAEAVTAPGLYLIGSSVDAKAPHVLYSPYNESHDFTEFADEASIIAAFNTPGSLQDRLIRLLPESQQATFRNLFASTAGHLSEITLASNPISDLLGTLFNDNITLLADMLKTQTDTTRQFDWQTVVHLFSTGIRALGRELPGKLTFIETLKDAYDDFKASSEALREHDWGAGLHNFIAGAAEMVSLGWLNRDDTFGLLDPVSPAAPPPPAVNPTHWQSLTGATRTDLQAFEAIEVSLLNLKRHPSDGTYQASASGIRYAPVLGKVFQVAKAGHGWRIIHEHGEGPMLKHSPKSGRWTLDPAPQSIRYGKVMSRLNDVYSDRQAGGVLNIEARGMAQIRSRYPGHANMIVQAVDTARYYSINALHNLEQVKDGVHPGSRLDTVLKTFLGVRTIDAHLVKKIHTAVAPICQALADPSWEQRNGSRIVIGSLRYIDDHAVAFVLASSKAGRIYLTHHFFNMGLDWYKTAVPDTFNVDAHAQGATLIHELSHLLCGTLDIVYLGAFLPYLDLISTVTHLGQEKYNEQKDQQLNAFSWTTPRARLFKAWDRGTNSLKSLDLFPNHRDTVRKILEITGTTTLHQARDVFLDPRSSDLRIDVMLRNADSLTLFLCELGRQLDPIP; this is translated from the coding sequence ATGCAACCGGCCAACGCGCTCGACAAGTATGTGCCACCTGCAGTCAATTTTCGTTGCCTAGTCTGGCGCCTCACTCACGGATGTACCGTCTTGAGGCGTCATGATCGAGAAGCAACGATGAACATTGCAAACCCGCCCCTCCTGTTCCCCGAAATATTGAGAGCCCACCGCCTGGATGAATTGAACGCCCCCCACGAGTTGACCCAGGCCGACCTTGACTGGCTGCATCACACCACCCTGCCCAGCCACGCCCTACGCAGCGTACAGGTCCCGGCAATGACCGTCGAAACGCTTACCCTGGAAGTCGGAGGCAAGGCTTCGATCCCACTGGCCGGTTGCCTGGTGATCAGCGCGCCAGGCGATCACCCCGCATTCCTCTATACGCCGTATGGCGGCATCGTGAAATTCGACAGCCCGGAATCCGTCGACCAGAGGCTTGATGAGATGTTGTCGCTACCTCTGGAACGGGATGACCTGTTCCGCCTCCTTTCGATTTCCCAGCGCAACGAACTCCATGGCGCAACCACCCTGGAAAAGACCCGGCGAACGGTGCATGGCGATGTCTTCAAGACGCAATTGGCGTCCATGAAAAAAGCCCAGGATCTGAATGACCGGGCCATGGTGAGCGAGCTACTCCAGGCCCCCTCGCTGGCGACGATGCTTGACCGGATATTGAACGATAAGTTGTCCAACTTCGATCACAAGCAGGCCCGGGTGTCACTCAACGCAAACAAGGCAGCAGGAGATCCAAAGACCCAACAGTGGAGCCGAAACATGCCACTGAGTGACGCGATCCTGACTTACTTTCATCATCAGGGCTGGCCTGGCGGATGTGACGTGGAGTTTTTTCACCCCGACATCAATGACTCGGCCAACAATACGTTGCATTGGCAAACCATCGTGAAGCTCGCTGCCAGGAACCTGCTCCCCCGCCTCACCGATTGTCTCGACGCCTATTGGGACGCCAAAAGCTTCTTCAATATTTCACGCCGGCATTTTTTATCCCAGTTCATCAGCGACAGGCTGCGTTCGACCATCATTGTCGAACGGGAAAAAGGGTACCTGACAGACGCCCAAAGCCGTGAACTGCATCGCCTGTTCCGGCCGTCTCGCCCGGACGAGACGTTGATGTTCATCGAAACGGTGCGCCTCTGGGAGTATAAACCGCACAGTGTCGAACTGGCGGGCACGTTGATGATCAGTGCAAATGAGCACTACCTTTACCTCCCCAGTCACGGTTTCAAGAAAGTGGAGCATCATCTGGGTTTCAGCAGTGCTCTGTTGGGTTCGCCCTTCACCGCCAAGCGAAAGCACACGCTATACAGCCTCCTCAGCATTGAAGAACGCAACCGTTTTTTACGCTTCGACGTCCCGCAGATCTCCGGCAAGGGCGTGTCCCCGCCTGTATCCGAGTCCCTGGCTGGAGCAATCATTGCCAAACAACTGGAAAATCTTGGTTACGCTTTGGAAATGTCCCGTCAGGACGATATCGATATCCACGCATTGGTCGACAAGGCACTGGACATACGCACGCTGATCAACGACAGCCTGCTGGACCAGAAAGCCGAGGGGCATTGGGGAACGCGGCCTGCGTTTTATGCAAACCTGCCACCGTCCAATTTCATGGTCCATTTACTGCAGAGAAAGCTCAAGACCTATGCCAGTGTCCAGGACGCTTTCGATACCGAGTTCAGGCTGTTATCGCATTCCAGCAACAGAGCCCTGCGCAATGAACTGAGGGAGCTGCTTTCCAAGCTATGCAGTAGTTTTTCCCTGGGCATCAGAGAGGAGGCTGAGCTCCGGGAGCTCAACGGGACACTGTCGACGGACGCCCACAACCTCATCAAAACCGTGTTTGCCTTCGATCCTGACTACCCTGAACGCGAAAAACGCGCGAGCGTCAAAGGCTTTCGTCCGGATGTGTATTCATTGAAGTTGACCTGCACATCGGAAGGCGCCAGGGCCTCCTTTTCTGCCGCCAATTGCTTCCTGCTGACCGAGCGCGGGGGCCTGGATACACCTTTTTCCGGCATGGTGATCCTGTGGATCCCTTCCGACGGCCTGAGGTTGTTTTCATCCGTCGCCCATGCCACCCAGCAGTTGAATCATTACCTGCTCGACTCCCGGCGGCGTTTCGGTTTGCTGGCCAATCTCACACCCGCGCAACGCAATCCCCATGCCCGCTATCAACTCGAGGCGTTTGAACTGATCGAAGGCAATGTGCTTATGGATCGGATGAGTTCGTTCATCGAACACTTTGCGGCCGAACACGAGTATTTGCGCGCATTGAAGATTGGTGACTGGCAACTGGCCAGACCTGAATTTCTTCAAAGCCTGAACGCATTGTTAAGCAAGGGAGCGCCCACCAATCTGCAGAATGTTGCGTATATCGCCCGCGCCAACAGGCGGCAACACACGCTTCCTGGCTGGCTCGGTACCGCCTCGCTCGAGGATCAACACAAGCACATCGAACTGCTGGAGCAATATCGAAACAGCGTGGACGATAATAAGGACTACCTGGACGGCATCGAACCGCTACGCACCTATGTCGCCAGAACATTGAAAACGCTGCTGGAGGCGCGTTTCCCCGGAACCAACCTTGACCCCGCCACTCTCCTGATTGCGCCCAAGCTTGCGCTGGCAGGTCCCGCAAGCAGCCTGACCGACTTCGCCTTGAATCCTATCGACACCCGTCATCGGACCGGCTTCAAGATTTCGTCAACGTCCCGGCAAAAACTCCCTGACAACCTCAACGAATCCGCTATCACGCAGATACTGTTGTCATTGGATATTTCAACCACCTACAGAGGACATGTGCTGGACAAACTGTCCAGCTCCGCCGTCGATATCAAGCAAAGGAAGCACCGATTCTATCGACAATTACCGTGGCAACTGCTGCAACATGCCCATGCCCGGTATCTGCAACAGTACCTTTCCCCCACTGCCTTCAGCCTGATCAGCCAGGTGCTCGATATGCCGGACAGTATCGCTCGACTGGCAACGGAGACGGCCAAGGCAATCATTCGCCCACTGGAACTGATCACGACCGAAGGCGCCGAAGCCGTCACAGCGCCTGGGCTTTACCTGATCGGGTCGAGCGTCGATGCAAAAGCACCCCATGTCTTGTATTCCCCTTACAACGAAAGCCATGACTTCACCGAGTTCGCGGATGAAGCGAGCATCATTGCGGCTTTCAACACGCCAGGATCGCTGCAGGACCGGCTGATTCGCCTGTTGCCCGAAAGCCAGCAAGCCACGTTCAGGAACCTGTTCGCCTCCACTGCCGGGCATCTGTCGGAGATAACCCTGGCTTCGAACCCGATCTCCGATCTGCTCGGTACGTTGTTCAATGACAACATCACCTTGCTCGCAGATATGCTCAAAACCCAGACCGATACGACACGCCAGTTCGACTGGCAAACCGTCGTGCATCTGTTCAGTACCGGCATCAGGGCCCTTGGTCGGGAACTGCCTGGCAAACTGACCTTTATCGAGACACTCAAAGACGCCTATGACGATTTCAAGGCTTCTTCCGAGGCCTTGCGGGAGCACGACTGGGGGGCAGGCCTGCATAACTTCATCGCCGGCGCGGCGGAAATGGTCTCCCTGGGCTGGCTCAACCGGGACGATACCTTCGGCCTGCTCGATCCGGTTAGCCCTGCTGCCCCGCCTCCCCCTGCGGTAAATCCAACTCACTGGCAGAGCCTGACCGGTGCCACGCGCACTGACCTGCAGGCTTTCGAAGCCATCGAGGTCAGCCTGCTCAACCTTAAACGACACCCGAGCGACGGAACCTACCAGGCCAGTGCGTCGGGCATTCGCTACGCACCGGTGCTCGGAAAAGTCTTCCAGGTAGCAAAGGCCGGCCACGGTTGGCGCATCATCCATGAGCACGGAGAGGGGCCGATGCTCAAGCATTCGCCTAAGTCCGGGCGGTGGACCCTCGATCCAGCCCCGCAGTCCATTCGCTACGGCAAAGTGATGTCGAGGTTGAACGATGTTTATAGCGATCGCCAGGCGGGTGGGGTGCTCAATATCGAAGCACGGGGCATGGCGCAGATACGCAGCAGATACCCAGGTCACGCCAACATGATCGTGCAGGCCGTGGACACGGCACGGTATTACTCAATCAACGCGCTGCATAATCTTGAACAGGTTAAAGACGGTGTGCATCCAGGTTCCCGACTGGATACCGTCCTGAAGACTTTTCTTGGTGTCAGGACAATTGATGCCCATCTCGTTAAAAAAATACACACTGCGGTTGCACCGATCTGCCAGGCCTTGGCTGATCCATCATGGGAGCAGCGCAACGGCAGTCGTATCGTTATTGGCAGCCTCAGGTACATCGACGATCATGCGGTTGCCTTCGTGCTTGCTTCCAGCAAGGCCGGGAGAATCTATCTCACCCACCATTTCTTCAACATGGGTCTGGATTGGTACAAGACCGCCGTGCCCGACACCTTCAATGTCGACGCTCATGCCCAAGGCGCAACCCTCATTCATGAGCTGTCCCATCTGCTCTGCGGTACGCTCGATATCGTCTACCTGGGCGCATTCCTGCCCTACCTGGACCTCATTTCGACGGTGACTCACCTCGGGCAAGAAAAATACAATGAACAAAAAGATCAGCAACTCAACGCTTTTTCGTGGACCACGCCACGCGCCCGCCTGTTCAAGGCTTGGGACAGGGGAACCAACTCACTCAAGAGTCTCGATCTTTTCCCCAACCATAGGGACACCGTCAGGAAAATCCTGGAAATCACCGGCACCACGACCTTGCATCAGGCTCGCGACGTATTCCTGGATCCGCGCTCATCGGACCTGCGTATTGACGTCATGCTTCGAAACGCCGACTCCCTGACGCTGTTCCTTTGTGAACTGGGACGGCAACTGGATCCGATTCCCTGA
- a CDS encoding helix-turn-helix transcriptional regulator, whose translation MIQEQQKEIGTGRRSTTFRAVGAEYSGVRLRVVLKECRIAPMEFALFVRISPQRLNNWFSRGIPEQRLKNIARLLSVNADWLAVGTGEKYVTGTDLRGRRAPARTFCLPSGRDAAD comes from the coding sequence ATGATCCAAGAACAACAAAAGGAAATAGGCACAGGAAGAAGGTCAACCACGTTTCGGGCCGTTGGCGCGGAGTACTCCGGCGTGCGTCTGCGCGTAGTGTTGAAGGAGTGCAGGATTGCCCCGATGGAGTTCGCGCTGTTTGTGAGGATCAGCCCGCAGCGGCTGAACAACTGGTTTTCGAGGGGTATACCAGAACAGCGGCTCAAAAATATCGCACGCTTGTTGAGCGTTAATGCCGACTGGCTGGCGGTGGGGACTGGGGAGAAGTACGTGACAGGAACTGACTTACGAGGACGTCGAGCACCTGCACGAACGTTCTGTCTACCTTCGGGGCGAGATGCTGCGGACTGA
- a CDS encoding amino acid synthesis family protein, which translates to MSFEIRKIVSYVEETFIEGGKASDTPVSMVGLAVVLKNPWLGRGFVEDLKPEIRANCSDLGALMVERLVSIIGGADKIEAYGKAAVVGADGEIEHASAIIHTLRFGNHYREAVKAKSYLSFTNKRGGPGTSIQIPMMHKDDEGLRSHYITLEMQIEDAPRADEIVVVLGCADGGRLHPRIGNRYIDLEELAAEKAQ; encoded by the coding sequence ATGAGTTTCGAAATCCGCAAAATCGTCAGCTATGTAGAAGAAACCTTTATCGAAGGCGGCAAAGCCTCGGACACGCCGGTGAGCATGGTCGGCCTGGCTGTTGTGTTGAAAAACCCATGGCTGGGTCGTGGTTTCGTCGAAGACCTGAAGCCGGAAATCCGTGCCAACTGCTCCGACCTCGGTGCATTGATGGTCGAGCGCCTGGTGAGCATCATCGGCGGCGCCGACAAGATCGAGGCCTACGGCAAGGCGGCCGTGGTGGGCGCCGATGGCGAAATCGAGCATGCCTCGGCGATCATCCATACCCTGCGTTTCGGCAACCACTACCGTGAAGCGGTCAAGGCCAAGAGCTACCTGAGCTTCACCAACAAGCGCGGCGGCCCGGGGACCTCGATCCAGATTCCGATGATGCACAAGGACGACGAAGGACTGCGCTCGCACTACATCACCCTGGAAATGCAAATCGAAGACGCTCCGCGCGCCGACGAGATTGTCGTGGTGCTGGGTTGCGCGGATGGTGGTCGCCTGCACCCACGGATCGGTAACCGCTATATCGACCTGGAAGAACTGGCCGCCGAAAAAGCCCAGTAA
- a CDS encoding alpha/beta fold hydrolase — translation MIRLTAERTPAGTSYLATGQGQPVVLIHGVGLNKEMWGGQVVGLATQYRVISYDMLGHGASPRPTAGTPLLGYADQLLELLDYLQLPQATVIGFSMGGLVARAFALHYPQRLQSLVVLNSVFNRSPEQRAGVIARTAQAAEHGPDANAEAALSRWFSREYQAANPAQIAALRQTLAGNDPQGYLTTYELFATQDMYRADDLGSIQAPTLVATGELDPGSTPQMARQLADRIPGATVAVLAEQRHMMPVESPRLVNQLLLDFLETAHAQQHPIKGIVA, via the coding sequence ATGATTCGGCTCACCGCTGAACGCACCCCGGCTGGTACCAGTTATCTGGCGACCGGCCAAGGCCAGCCTGTGGTTTTGATCCACGGCGTGGGCTTGAATAAAGAAATGTGGGGCGGCCAGGTCGTTGGTCTGGCCACGCAGTACCGCGTGATCAGCTATGACATGCTCGGTCATGGCGCCAGCCCACGCCCGACCGCCGGCACCCCGCTGCTCGGTTATGCCGATCAACTGCTGGAGCTGCTCGATTACCTGCAATTGCCCCAGGCGACGGTGATCGGGTTCTCCATGGGGGGCCTGGTCGCACGGGCATTTGCCTTGCATTACCCGCAACGCTTGCAAAGCCTGGTGGTGCTCAACAGCGTGTTCAACCGCAGCCCCGAGCAGCGTGCCGGCGTGATCGCTCGCACCGCCCAGGCCGCCGAACACGGGCCGGACGCGAATGCCGAAGCCGCACTGTCCCGTTGGTTCAGCCGCGAGTACCAGGCGGCCAACCCGGCGCAAATCGCGGCATTGCGCCAGACCTTGGCGGGCAATGATCCGCAGGGTTACCTGACCACCTACGAATTGTTTGCCACCCAGGACATGTACCGCGCAGACGACCTGGGCAGCATCCAGGCGCCAACCCTGGTCGCCACCGGTGAACTGGACCCCGGCTCGACACCGCAGATGGCCCGGCAATTGGCCGACCGCATCCCCGGTGCTACCGTCGCGGTGCTGGCCGAGCAACGGCATATGATGCCGGTCGAATCGCCGCGCCTGGTCAACCAGCTGCTGCTGGATTTTCTTGAAACGGCACACGCCCAACAACATCCAATAAAGGGGATCGTGGCATGA
- a CDS encoding aldehyde dehydrogenase yields the protein MTLERFQMCIGGEWVDALSGKTFDSLNPALAQPWAQLPDADEADVERAVQAAQTAFDSPAWRGLTATARGKLLRRLGDLIADNKEQLAQLESRDNGKLIRETRGQVSYLPEFFHYTAGLADKLEGGTLPLDKPDLFAYTVHEAMGVVAAIIPWNSPLYLTAIKLAPALAAGNTIVIKPSEHASASILELARLALQAGIPAGVVNVVTGYGPSTGAALTRHPLVRKIAFTGGAATARHVVRSSAENFAKLSLELGGKSPNIIFADADLDSAINGAIAGIYAASGQSCVSGSRLLVQDEIYDEFVDRLVERARRIRIGNPQEDASEMGPMATAQQLAVVEGLVADAIAEGARLRMGGKRPQDLGEGWFYEPTLFECDRNSMKIMQEEVFGPVASVIRFKDEAEALAIANDSQFGLAAGIWTRDLGRAHRLARDVRSGIIWVNTYRAVSAMAPIGGFKNSGYGRESGIDSVLAYTELKTVWINLSQAPMPDPFVMR from the coding sequence ATGACGCTTGAACGCTTCCAGATGTGCATCGGCGGTGAATGGGTCGATGCCCTGTCCGGCAAGACCTTTGACAGTCTCAACCCCGCGTTGGCCCAGCCTTGGGCGCAACTGCCCGACGCCGATGAAGCGGATGTCGAGCGCGCCGTGCAAGCTGCACAAACCGCCTTCGACAGCCCGGCCTGGCGTGGTCTCACCGCCACCGCGCGGGGCAAGCTGTTGCGTCGTCTCGGTGATCTGATCGCCGACAACAAGGAGCAACTGGCGCAACTGGAAAGCCGCGACAACGGCAAATTGATCCGTGAAACCCGCGGCCAGGTCAGCTACCTGCCGGAGTTCTTTCACTACACCGCGGGCCTGGCGGACAAGCTCGAAGGCGGCACCCTGCCCCTCGACAAGCCGGACCTGTTCGCCTACACCGTGCACGAAGCCATGGGCGTGGTGGCCGCGATCATCCCATGGAACAGCCCGCTGTACCTGACCGCGATCAAACTCGCGCCGGCCCTCGCTGCGGGCAATACCATCGTCATCAAACCCTCGGAACACGCCTCGGCGAGCATTCTCGAGCTGGCGCGCCTGGCGCTGCAAGCCGGTATCCCGGCGGGCGTGGTCAACGTGGTCACCGGCTACGGCCCGAGTACCGGTGCCGCCCTCACCCGCCACCCGCTGGTACGCAAGATCGCCTTCACCGGCGGTGCAGCCACCGCGCGCCATGTGGTGCGCAGCAGCGCCGAAAACTTCGCCAAACTGTCACTGGAGCTTGGGGGTAAATCGCCGAATATCATCTTTGCCGACGCCGATCTCGACAGCGCCATCAATGGTGCGATTGCCGGTATCTATGCGGCGTCCGGACAGAGTTGCGTCTCCGGTTCGCGCTTGCTGGTGCAGGATGAAATCTACGATGAGTTCGTTGACCGCCTGGTCGAACGCGCCCGGCGCATCCGCATCGGTAACCCCCAGGAAGATGCCAGCGAAATGGGTCCCATGGCCACGGCACAACAGCTCGCGGTGGTCGAAGGCCTGGTGGCGGACGCCATCGCCGAAGGTGCCCGCCTGCGCATGGGCGGCAAGCGGCCACAGGATCTGGGCGAAGGCTGGTTCTACGAGCCGACCCTGTTCGAGTGCGACCGCAACTCGATGAAAATCATGCAGGAAGAAGTGTTCGGCCCGGTGGCCTCGGTCATTCGCTTCAAGGATGAAGCCGAAGCACTGGCGATCGCCAACGACTCGCAGTTCGGCCTTGCCGCCGGCATCTGGACCCGCGATCTGGGGCGTGCCCATCGCCTGGCGCGGGATGTGCGCTCAGGGATCATCTGGGTCAACACCTACCGTGCCGTGTCCGCCATGGCGCCCATCGGCGGTTTCAAGAACAGCGGCTACGGACGCGAAAGCGGCATCGATTCGGTGCTGGCCTACACCGAGCTGAAGACGGTGTGGATCAATCTCTCTCAGGCGCCCATGCCTGATCCTTTTGTGATGCGCTAA
- a CDS encoding flavin reductase family protein, with product MIEPGIYKDVMSSFPSGVTVVTTLDPDGGIVGITASAFSALSIDPALVLFCPNYASDTYPILRDSKQFAIHLLSADQTAEAYAFASKGKEKAKGIEWHLSELGNPLLAKATAIIECELWREYDGGDHAIIVGAVKNLILPEQPVTPMIYHKGKLGPLPTLA from the coding sequence ATGATCGAACCCGGTATTTACAAAGACGTCATGAGCTCGTTTCCTTCGGGCGTCACGGTGGTCACCACCCTCGACCCGGACGGCGGCATCGTCGGCATCACCGCCAGTGCGTTCAGCGCGCTGTCGATCGACCCGGCGCTGGTGCTGTTCTGCCCCAATTACGCCTCGGACACCTACCCGATCCTGCGCGACAGCAAGCAGTTCGCGATTCACTTGCTGTCCGCCGACCAGACCGCCGAAGCCTATGCATTCGCCAGCAAGGGCAAGGAGAAAGCCAAGGGCATCGAGTGGCACCTGAGCGAACTGGGTAACCCGCTGCTGGCCAAGGCCACGGCGATCATCGAGTGCGAACTGTGGCGCGAATACGACGGCGGTGATCACGCGATCATCGTCGGCGCGGTGAAAAATCTGATCCTGCCCGAGCAACCCGTCACGCCGATGATCTACCACAAAGGCAAACTGGGCCCGCTACCCACCCTGGCTTGA
- a CDS encoding carboxymuconolactone decarboxylase family protein gives MSNDKYEQGLKIRTQVLGEAYVKRSLENADDFTRPLQEMVTEYCWGHVWGREGLSLKERSMINLAMISALNRPHELKLHIRGALRNGLSREQIREILLQVGIYCGVPAAVDSFRLAREAFAEADAEASS, from the coding sequence ATGAGCAACGACAAGTATGAACAAGGCCTGAAAATTCGCACCCAGGTGCTGGGCGAGGCTTACGTGAAGCGCTCGCTCGAGAACGCCGACGATTTCACCCGGCCGCTGCAGGAGATGGTCACCGAGTACTGCTGGGGCCATGTGTGGGGCCGCGAGGGTTTGTCGCTTAAAGAACGCAGCATGATAAACTTGGCGATGATTTCGGCCCTCAATCGGCCCCACGAACTCAAGCTGCATATACGTGGCGCCTTGCGTAACGGGCTGAGTCGTGAACAAATACGCGAAATTCTGCTTCAGGTCGGCATTTATTGCGGGGTTCCCGCGGCCGTAGACAGTTTCCGGCTGGCCCGGGAAGCCTTCGCCGAAGCCGACGCCGAGGCCTCCAGTTAA